A window of the Pecten maximus chromosome 19, xPecMax1.1, whole genome shotgun sequence genome harbors these coding sequences:
- the LOC117317968 gene encoding balbiani ring protein 3-like isoform X2 produces MHFVHHLIMVAVSASSIYQINTQSANGTDEVYLQGLSGCPLHLYQIMFEPVCVKNCPPDVPLTFHNLCLPFCPYGYQYNNNNTCRTEYPEVNSSDLCHVTACPIDTPLCYNKQCMSKCPNGTFSDDGNCFHNCSNTNPYVSQHSCVSSCPHDQPYDEDGYCVSACASDYFLYDRKCLKSCPEETFQHNFTCVDECPTEAPKSITVWNVTLCITTCPRFTTVSGNHCELACLNGREYLWNGSCVSKCPGAAPYTYDLSGSIPPYKLTICTERCPTYSYLQGNQCAPNCTFTTYQINSTCVSECPETHQYLVGKWPPFQCVTVCRPPQIPDINHCVDVCPADRYVFNHTCMEGCPESHSFKVNQTCFSQCPAPMVVYDGTCQLACPDDSMYVNNGQCECPASRPFHHQTRTGHVECQTTAVCPEGTFSWNNKCLYQCPDNTYTYVGNATCLEECPFSHQFKYRSDYGRSLLAYECVSECPENTFMKDEFCYDFCDAPYVGFLGNYTCMEKCPDSHKWRSATTTITNQLVFTCAANCSAPRLIDDDQCLLGCPASKPFAVNQTCLKQCPDNLSLITPLDSGRTCSETCPDEHIQDNDTCVLRCSPGKVIIDSVCVDVKYCVNEYQYIEYSQHGTICRKRCLENQFINNIRCVTSCPLFSAGQYCVDKCPSFQRFTREKNVSDVHADKKCYEECPRKTYTNGTKCIDIDCPIKYLADSRECVPACTTSHPYLQEEVMCVGRCPDGYVIDTDNSCIKERHCLRERGRFVYDEHCVSSCPPGTFVNYINNSCILTSVVYLLVVAAVLGTISATAGLVWFYYHRKRKNCKTCFSKMQERCNGDTPLLTEDTLSEGYAMADMVNDPPSLTSVVL; encoded by the exons ATGCATTTCGTGCATCATCTGATTATGGTGGCGGTGTCAGCCTCATCCATATATCAG ATAAATACCCAATCTGCCAACGGTACTGATGAAGTGTATCTACAGGGATTATCAGGATGCCCTCTACACCTCTACCAAATAATGTTCGAACCCGTGTGTGTGAAAAATTGTCCACCGGATGTACCTCTAACATTCCATAACTTATGTCTGCCATTTTGTCCATATGGATATcaatacaataacaacaacaccTGTAGGACAGAGTACCCCGAAGTGAACTCCTCTGACCTATGTCACGTGACAGCATGTCCCATCGATACGCCGTTGTGTTACAACAAACAATGTATGTCCAAGTGTCCGAATGGAACTTTCTCCGATGATGGAAATTGTTTTCATAATTGCTCTAATACTAACCCGTATGTTTCCCAACACTCCTGTGTATCGTCATGTCCTCATGATCAACCATATGACGAAGACGGATACTGTGTTTCAGCATGCGCATCAGACTACTTCCTGTATGACCGGAAGTGTTTAAAGTCGTGTCCCGAAGAGACATTCCAGCATAACTTTACCTGTGTTGATGAATGTCCAACCGAGGCCCCAAAGTCTATTACAGTCTGGAACGTTACACTCTGTATCACCACCTGTCCCAGATTTACAACCGTCAGTGGGAATCACTGTGAATTAGCGTGTCTGAACGGGCGGGAATATTTGTGGAATGGTTCGTGCGTTAGTAAATGTCCCGGAGCAGCTCCATACACATATGATTTATCGGGAAGTATTCCGCCATACAAACTAACAATATGTACTGAAAGGTGCCCAACCTATTCCTACCTACAAGGCAACCAATGTGCACCCAACtgtacatttacaacatatCAAATTAACTCTACGTGTGTATCTGAATGTCCGGAAACACATCAGTATTTGGTCGGTAAGTGGCCTCCTTTCCagtgtgttacagtgtgtagACCTCCTCAGATACCAGATATAAACCACTGTGTCGATGTTTGTCCAGCTGACCGGTATGTCTTTAACCATACATGCATGGAAGGATGTCCGGAGTCACACTCCTTCAAAGTAAACCAGACGTGTTTTTCCCAATGTCCAGCTCCAATGGTAGTTTATGATGGGACTTGTCAGCTCGCATGTCCTGACGATTCCATGTACGTAAACAACGGTCAATGTGAGTGTCCAGCCTCGCGTCCATTTCATCATCAAACTCGGACAGGTCATGTGGAATGTCAGACCACTGCAGTTTGTCCAGAAGGAACGTTCTCGTggaataataaatgtttatatcagtGCCCGGATAATACCTACACCTATGTTGGTAATGCCACGTGTTTAGAAGAATGTCCTTTTTCTCATCAGTTTAAATATCGTAGTGACTACGGCCGATCGTTACTAGCGTATGAATGTGTTTCAGAATGTCCAGAGAATACGTTTATGAAGGACGAGTTTTGTTATGACTTCTGTGACGCTCCATATGTTGGTTTCCTAGGTAACTATACTTGTATGGAAAAATGTCCCGACTCTCATAAATGGCGTTCTGCTACCACCACGATAACCAACCAGTTAGTTTTCACATGCGCGGCTAACTGTTCCGCACCGCGGTTAATTGATGATGACCAGTGTCTCTTAGGATGTCCGGCCTCAAAACCATTTGCTGTGAATCAAACGTGTTTAAAACAATGTCCGGACAATTTAAGTTTAATTACACCGTTAGACAGTGGCAGGACATGTTCAGAGACATGTCCCGATGAACACATACAGGATAACGATACCTGTGTATTGAGATGTTCTCCAGGTAAAGTCATAATTGATAGCGTATGTGTTGATGTCAAATACTGTGTCAACGAATACCAATATATCGAGTATTCACAACATGGAACCATATGCCGGAAGCGGTGTTTGGAAAACCAGTTCATTAATAATATCCGGTGTGTGACGTCATGTCCGTTATTTTCCGCCGGACAATACTGTGTGGATAAGTGTCCAAGTTTCCAAAGATTTACACGAGAAAAAAATGTATCGGACGTTCACGCTGACAAAAAATGTTACGAAGAATGTCCAAGAAAAACATACACTAACGGCACAAAATGTATAGACATTGATTGTCCAATTAAATATCTAGCTGACTCTCGAGAATGTGTTCCAGCGTGTACCACGTCCCATCCATATTTACAGGAAGAGGTCATGTGCGTAGGTAGATGTCCGGACGGTTATGTAATAGACACGGATAACAGCTGTATAAAGGAGAGGCATTGTCTCCGGGAGAGGGGACGTTTTGTATATGATGAACACTGTGTAAGTTCCTGTCCCCCCGGGACGTTCGTTAATTACATAAACAACAGCTGTATATTAACCAGTGTAGTGTACTTGTTGGTAGTAGCTGCAGTATTAGGGACGATTTCTGCGACTGCGGGACTGGTGTGGTTCTATTACCACAGAAAGAGAAAGAATTGCAAGACATGTTTCTCCAAGATGCAG GAGAGATGTAACGGCGATACCCCCCTATTGACGGAAGACACACTCTCAGAAGGATATGCAATGGCGGATATGGTCAACGACCCCCCAAGTTTGACCAGTGTGGTTTTATGA
- the LOC117317968 gene encoding balbiani ring protein 3-like isoform X1 — MATMETMGISISTKLLLLHYQYDLHIRICNRDFFLLFQINTQSANGTDEVYLQGLSGCPLHLYQIMFEPVCVKNCPPDVPLTFHNLCLPFCPYGYQYNNNNTCRTEYPEVNSSDLCHVTACPIDTPLCYNKQCMSKCPNGTFSDDGNCFHNCSNTNPYVSQHSCVSSCPHDQPYDEDGYCVSACASDYFLYDRKCLKSCPEETFQHNFTCVDECPTEAPKSITVWNVTLCITTCPRFTTVSGNHCELACLNGREYLWNGSCVSKCPGAAPYTYDLSGSIPPYKLTICTERCPTYSYLQGNQCAPNCTFTTYQINSTCVSECPETHQYLVGKWPPFQCVTVCRPPQIPDINHCVDVCPADRYVFNHTCMEGCPESHSFKVNQTCFSQCPAPMVVYDGTCQLACPDDSMYVNNGQCECPASRPFHHQTRTGHVECQTTAVCPEGTFSWNNKCLYQCPDNTYTYVGNATCLEECPFSHQFKYRSDYGRSLLAYECVSECPENTFMKDEFCYDFCDAPYVGFLGNYTCMEKCPDSHKWRSATTTITNQLVFTCAANCSAPRLIDDDQCLLGCPASKPFAVNQTCLKQCPDNLSLITPLDSGRTCSETCPDEHIQDNDTCVLRCSPGKVIIDSVCVDVKYCVNEYQYIEYSQHGTICRKRCLENQFINNIRCVTSCPLFSAGQYCVDKCPSFQRFTREKNVSDVHADKKCYEECPRKTYTNGTKCIDIDCPIKYLADSRECVPACTTSHPYLQEEVMCVGRCPDGYVIDTDNSCIKERHCLRERGRFVYDEHCVSSCPPGTFVNYINNSCILTSVVYLLVVAAVLGTISATAGLVWFYYHRKRKNCKTCFSKMQERCNGDTPLLTEDTLSEGYAMADMVNDPPSLTSVVL, encoded by the exons ATGGCTACAATGGAAACAATGGGCATATCAATTAGCACTAAACTCCTTTTACTGCATTATCAATATGATTTACATATCAGAATATGTAATCGTgattttttcttactttttcaGATAAATACCCAATCTGCCAACGGTACTGATGAAGTGTATCTACAGGGATTATCAGGATGCCCTCTACACCTCTACCAAATAATGTTCGAACCCGTGTGTGTGAAAAATTGTCCACCGGATGTACCTCTAACATTCCATAACTTATGTCTGCCATTTTGTCCATATGGATATcaatacaataacaacaacaccTGTAGGACAGAGTACCCCGAAGTGAACTCCTCTGACCTATGTCACGTGACAGCATGTCCCATCGATACGCCGTTGTGTTACAACAAACAATGTATGTCCAAGTGTCCGAATGGAACTTTCTCCGATGATGGAAATTGTTTTCATAATTGCTCTAATACTAACCCGTATGTTTCCCAACACTCCTGTGTATCGTCATGTCCTCATGATCAACCATATGACGAAGACGGATACTGTGTTTCAGCATGCGCATCAGACTACTTCCTGTATGACCGGAAGTGTTTAAAGTCGTGTCCCGAAGAGACATTCCAGCATAACTTTACCTGTGTTGATGAATGTCCAACCGAGGCCCCAAAGTCTATTACAGTCTGGAACGTTACACTCTGTATCACCACCTGTCCCAGATTTACAACCGTCAGTGGGAATCACTGTGAATTAGCGTGTCTGAACGGGCGGGAATATTTGTGGAATGGTTCGTGCGTTAGTAAATGTCCCGGAGCAGCTCCATACACATATGATTTATCGGGAAGTATTCCGCCATACAAACTAACAATATGTACTGAAAGGTGCCCAACCTATTCCTACCTACAAGGCAACCAATGTGCACCCAACtgtacatttacaacatatCAAATTAACTCTACGTGTGTATCTGAATGTCCGGAAACACATCAGTATTTGGTCGGTAAGTGGCCTCCTTTCCagtgtgttacagtgtgtagACCTCCTCAGATACCAGATATAAACCACTGTGTCGATGTTTGTCCAGCTGACCGGTATGTCTTTAACCATACATGCATGGAAGGATGTCCGGAGTCACACTCCTTCAAAGTAAACCAGACGTGTTTTTCCCAATGTCCAGCTCCAATGGTAGTTTATGATGGGACTTGTCAGCTCGCATGTCCTGACGATTCCATGTACGTAAACAACGGTCAATGTGAGTGTCCAGCCTCGCGTCCATTTCATCATCAAACTCGGACAGGTCATGTGGAATGTCAGACCACTGCAGTTTGTCCAGAAGGAACGTTCTCGTggaataataaatgtttatatcagtGCCCGGATAATACCTACACCTATGTTGGTAATGCCACGTGTTTAGAAGAATGTCCTTTTTCTCATCAGTTTAAATATCGTAGTGACTACGGCCGATCGTTACTAGCGTATGAATGTGTTTCAGAATGTCCAGAGAATACGTTTATGAAGGACGAGTTTTGTTATGACTTCTGTGACGCTCCATATGTTGGTTTCCTAGGTAACTATACTTGTATGGAAAAATGTCCCGACTCTCATAAATGGCGTTCTGCTACCACCACGATAACCAACCAGTTAGTTTTCACATGCGCGGCTAACTGTTCCGCACCGCGGTTAATTGATGATGACCAGTGTCTCTTAGGATGTCCGGCCTCAAAACCATTTGCTGTGAATCAAACGTGTTTAAAACAATGTCCGGACAATTTAAGTTTAATTACACCGTTAGACAGTGGCAGGACATGTTCAGAGACATGTCCCGATGAACACATACAGGATAACGATACCTGTGTATTGAGATGTTCTCCAGGTAAAGTCATAATTGATAGCGTATGTGTTGATGTCAAATACTGTGTCAACGAATACCAATATATCGAGTATTCACAACATGGAACCATATGCCGGAAGCGGTGTTTGGAAAACCAGTTCATTAATAATATCCGGTGTGTGACGTCATGTCCGTTATTTTCCGCCGGACAATACTGTGTGGATAAGTGTCCAAGTTTCCAAAGATTTACACGAGAAAAAAATGTATCGGACGTTCACGCTGACAAAAAATGTTACGAAGAATGTCCAAGAAAAACATACACTAACGGCACAAAATGTATAGACATTGATTGTCCAATTAAATATCTAGCTGACTCTCGAGAATGTGTTCCAGCGTGTACCACGTCCCATCCATATTTACAGGAAGAGGTCATGTGCGTAGGTAGATGTCCGGACGGTTATGTAATAGACACGGATAACAGCTGTATAAAGGAGAGGCATTGTCTCCGGGAGAGGGGACGTTTTGTATATGATGAACACTGTGTAAGTTCCTGTCCCCCCGGGACGTTCGTTAATTACATAAACAACAGCTGTATATTAACCAGTGTAGTGTACTTGTTGGTAGTAGCTGCAGTATTAGGGACGATTTCTGCGACTGCGGGACTGGTGTGGTTCTATTACCACAGAAAGAGAAAGAATTGCAAGACATGTTTCTCCAAGATGCAG GAGAGATGTAACGGCGATACCCCCCTATTGACGGAAGACACACTCTCAGAAGGATATGCAATGGCGGATATGGTCAACGACCCCCCAAGTTTGACCAGTGTGGTTTTATGA